One window from the genome of Elephas maximus indicus isolate mEleMax1 chromosome 8, mEleMax1 primary haplotype, whole genome shotgun sequence encodes:
- the LOC126082130 gene encoding olfactory receptor 6V1-like gives MSNHSVVREFVLLGFSHLHEFQVILFAFILLIYVLTVLGNLGILTLTCLDSRLHSPMYFFLCNFSLLEVLVTSTVVPRMLVDLLSTRKTLSLAECLTQSFFYFSLGSTNFLILTVMAFDRYVAICCPLHYPTIMSGPVCVKLVVACWVVGFLSIISPTLQKTRLWFCGPNVIDHYFCDSAPLLWLSCSDTHHIEHMDFFLSLFFVLVTVLLILASYALIVATVLRIPSTSGRQKAFSTCASHLTVVVLGYGSAIFIYVRPGKGHATHLNKVVAMMTVVVTPFLNPFIFTFRNEKVKEVIGDMAKRVLLGSPADRG, from the coding sequence ATGAGCAACCACAGCGTCGTCAGGGAATTTGTGCTGCTGGGCTTTTCTCATCTCCATGAGTTCCAGGTCATCCTGTTTGCTTTCATCCTGCTGATCTATGTACTGACGGTGCTCGGGAACCTGGGCATCCTCACCCTCACCTGCCTGGACTCCCGCCTCCACtcacccatgtacttcttcctctgcaACTTCTCCCTCTTGGAGGTGCTGGTCACCTCCACGGTGGTACCCAGGATGCTGGTTGACCTGCTGTCCACACGAAAGACCCTGTCGCTGGCTGAGTGTCTGACCCAGTCCTTCTTCTACTTCTCCCTGGGCTCCACCAACTTTTTAATCCTCACGGTAATGGCCTTTGACCGTTACGTGGCCATCTGCTGCCCCCTGCACTACCCCACCATCATGAGTGGCCCGGTCTGCGTGAAGCTAGTGGTGGCCTGCTGGGTGGTGGGCTTCCTCTCCATCATCTCCCCAACCCTGCAGAAGACCAGACTCTGGTTCTGCGGCCCGAACGTCATCGATCACTACTTCTGCGACTCTGCCCCACTGCTTTGGCTGTCCTGCTCAGACACACACCACATTGAGCACATGGACTTCTTCCTGTCACTGTTCTTCGTGCTGGTCACCGTGCTGCTTATTCTGGCCTCCTACGCCCTCATTGTGGCCACGGTGCTACGCATCCCCTCTACCTCGGGGCGCCagaaggccttctccacctgtgcctcccacctcacCGTGGTGGTGCTGGGCTACGGTAGCGCCATCTTCATCTATGTGCGGCCGGGCAAGGGCCATGCCACGCACCTTAACAAGGTGGTGGCCATGATGACAGTGGTAGTCACCCCCTTCCTCAACCCCTTCATCTTCACCTTCCGGAATGAGAAGGTCAAGGAGGTCATTGGGGATATGGCCAAAAGGGTCCTCCTTGGAAGCCCAGCAGACCGGGGGTGA
- the LOC126081648 gene encoding olfactory receptor 6V1 encodes MANLSHPSEFILVGFSSFGELQALLYGPFLMLYLLAFAGNVIIIIMVMADTHLHTPMYFFLGNFSLLEILVTMMVVPRMLSDLLTPCKAISFSGCMVQFYFYFSLGSTSFLILADVALDRFVAICHPLRYGTLMCWAVCVRLAGAAWAAPFIAMVPTVLSRAHLDYCHGNVINHFFCDNAPLLQLACSDTSLLELWDFVMALAFVLSSFLVTLISYGYIVTTVLRIPSASGRQKAFSTCGSHLTLVFIGYSSTIFLYVRPGKGHSVEVNKMVSLVTSILTPFLNPFILTFRNEMVKAFLQGQLQRLKRGA; translated from the coding sequence ATGGCGAATCTGAGTCATCCATCTGAGTTCATCCTTGTGGGCTTCTCCTCGTTCGGTGAGCTGCAGGCTCTGCTGTATGGGCCCTTCCTCATGCTGTATCTTCTGGCCTTCGCAGGAaacgtcatcatcatcatcatggtCATGGCCGACACCCACCTTCATACACCTATGTACTTCTTCCTGGGCAACTTCTCCCTGCTGGAGATCCTGGTGACAATGATGGTGGTGCCCAGGATGCTCTCAGATCTGCTGACCCCCTGCAAAGCCATCTCCTTCTCAGGCTGCATGGTCCAATTCTACTTCTACTTCTCCCTGGGTTCTACCTCTTTCCTCATCCTGGCCGATGTGGCCCTCGACCGCTTCGTGGCCATATGCCACCCCCTACGCTATGGCACGCTGATGTGCTGGGCAGTCTGTGTCCGGCTGGCAGGGGCAGCCTGGGCAGCTCCCTTCATAGCCATGGTACCCACTGTTCTGTCCCGGGCTCATCTCGATTACTGCCATGGCAATGTTAtcaaccacttcttctgtgacaatGCCCCTCTGCTGCAGCTGGCCTGCTCAGACACCAGCCTGTTGGAACTTTGGGACTTTGTGATGGCCCTGGCCTTTGTCCTCAGCTCCTTCCTGGTGACCCTCATCTCTTATGGCTACATTGTGACCACAGTGCTGCGAATCCCCTCTGCCAGTGGTCGCCAGAAGGCCTTCTCCACATGTGGGTCCCACCTCACCCTGGTTTTCATCGGCTACAGTAGCACCATCTTCCTCTATGTCCGGCCAGGCAAAGGACACTCTGTGGAAGTCAACAAGATGGTCTCCCTGGTGACATCCATCCTGACCCCTTTCCTCAACCCCTTCATTCTTACTTTCCGCAATGAGATGGTCAAGGCCTTTCTACAGGGtcagctgcagaggctgaagagAGGGGCCTGA